From the genome of Candidatus Eremiobacteraceae bacterium, one region includes:
- a CDS encoding DUF4129 domain-containing protein: MRWSVIALGAALTMCATPVIAATTEDITAAAAALDRAAAHKSPTASDVTAIRVSGKLETWLKAGLDGAWTEKKPRDRARDLSALAASLRRTAALEQAASISPLHDVGGVAKRVLSDPAYAVAHAAPPAPQKESWLDSLLKRLAELWSKFLGRAAASGSSSVALGDIIAIIAVAAAAAALLYLIVRVALMLVARRSRRRGEERIGTEIAAPGDPDLSYAEARRAAGEGSYGRAVALLFQAALVVLDRSGRVAYDPARTAGEYRRAVRLAAARAASPFDDLARAFTDVAYADKDATEREWMSADASYSRFTPLVGVRQ; this comes from the coding sequence GTGAGATGGTCGGTCATCGCGCTCGGCGCGGCGTTGACGATGTGCGCAACGCCCGTCATCGCGGCGACGACTGAGGACATCACGGCGGCCGCGGCCGCGCTCGATCGGGCCGCCGCGCACAAGAGCCCAACAGCCTCCGACGTCACTGCGATTCGCGTCTCGGGAAAACTCGAGACCTGGCTCAAGGCTGGTCTGGACGGCGCTTGGACCGAGAAAAAACCGCGGGACCGGGCTCGCGACCTGAGTGCGCTCGCTGCGTCTTTGCGGCGTACGGCCGCACTTGAACAGGCGGCTTCGATCTCGCCGCTTCATGATGTGGGCGGTGTTGCGAAAAGGGTCTTGTCGGATCCCGCATACGCCGTCGCGCATGCAGCGCCGCCGGCCCCGCAAAAAGAATCGTGGCTGGATAGTCTCCTAAAACGCTTGGCAGAGCTCTGGTCGAAGTTCCTCGGCCGCGCGGCCGCGAGCGGCTCTTCGTCGGTTGCGCTCGGCGACATCATTGCGATCATCGCGGTCGCGGCTGCGGCAGCCGCGCTCCTATACCTCATCGTCCGCGTCGCGCTGATGCTCGTCGCGCGGCGTTCGCGCCGGCGCGGTGAAGAACGGATCGGAACGGAGATCGCCGCGCCGGGCGATCCGGATCTGAGCTATGCGGAAGCGCGTCGCGCGGCGGGCGAAGGATCGTACGGTCGCGCGGTAGCGCTTCTATTCCAAGCGGCGCTCGTCGTGCTCGATCGCTCGGGCCGCGTCGCCTACGATCCCGCGCGGACGGCGGGTGAGTATCGTCGAGCGGTGCGGCTTGCCGCCGCGCGCGCGGCATCGCCGTTTGACGACTTGGCGCGCGCGTTCACCGATGTGGCATACGCCGACAAGGATGCGACCGAACGGGAGTGGATGTCAGCGGATGCGTCATATTCCCGGTTCACGCCGCTCGTCGGGGTTCGACAGTGA
- a CDS encoding DUF4350 domain-containing protein — protein MSGKSRRSFPIFEAIAALIVLIGYGGIAYLEVRLHGAQPTFDSQSTYDAHPGGYRALYDVLRAEGTRVERFERRPAYLDEGVDTYVIADSPFGLLNESPADFDSLERWVKAGGRLVVIGAVPLPDELKAPPVDAAHVKNDRARPAVSTPLTSGVANLAGDSNLRIPLRQAQTQTPLAADGAGLVASTYGYGKGNIVVITDDSLFQNRNLARADNARFAYDALTAGGDRAKVVAFDEFSHGFQSGDSLWAVLPAPMRIGAALLGSAFVLLLVGSLFRFGPVTRLPVETERTSSEYLASMAALLARGGAARIALRSVADACLRDVASSLGLGEGTPIARVAEALRHRPDGGATADRVLELNRLRSYERPTDTELLQAVRVAATLRKEYAPYARIGFGRRTTTARRSA, from the coding sequence GTGAGCGGGAAGTCGCGGCGCTCGTTTCCGATCTTCGAGGCCATCGCCGCGTTGATCGTCTTGATCGGATACGGCGGCATCGCATACCTGGAGGTCCGCCTCCATGGCGCTCAGCCGACATTCGATTCGCAATCCACGTACGACGCGCACCCTGGCGGCTATCGCGCGCTGTACGACGTCTTGCGGGCGGAGGGCACGCGCGTCGAGCGTTTTGAGCGGCGCCCGGCATATCTCGATGAGGGCGTCGATACGTACGTGATCGCCGATTCGCCGTTCGGACTTCTCAACGAGAGCCCGGCGGATTTCGACTCGCTCGAACGCTGGGTAAAAGCCGGTGGACGCCTCGTCGTCATCGGCGCGGTTCCGCTGCCCGACGAACTCAAAGCGCCGCCTGTTGACGCAGCACACGTGAAGAACGATCGCGCACGGCCCGCGGTCTCCACGCCGCTGACGTCCGGCGTCGCAAATCTCGCGGGCGATTCCAACTTGCGCATTCCCTTACGTCAGGCGCAGACGCAAACGCCGCTTGCCGCCGACGGTGCGGGCCTCGTCGCCTCGACGTACGGCTATGGGAAGGGCAACATCGTCGTCATCACCGATGACTCGCTGTTTCAAAACCGGAATCTCGCGCGCGCCGATAACGCCCGATTCGCGTACGATGCGCTGACCGCCGGCGGCGATCGAGCGAAGGTCGTGGCATTTGACGAATTCTCGCACGGTTTCCAGAGCGGTGATTCGCTCTGGGCGGTCTTACCCGCGCCCATGCGCATCGGCGCCGCACTGCTCGGATCCGCGTTCGTCTTGCTGCTCGTCGGATCGCTCTTCCGCTTCGGGCCGGTGACCCGTCTTCCGGTCGAGACCGAGCGCACATCGTCGGAATATCTCGCGTCCATGGCCGCGCTCCTCGCACGCGGCGGCGCGGCGCGCATCGCGCTGCGATCGGTCGCGGACGCATGCCTGCGCGATGTCGCGTCGTCGCTCGGTCTAGGCGAAGGCACGCCGATCGCGCGCGTCGCGGAAGCGCTCCGTCACCGGCCGGACGGCGGAGCGACGGCCGACAGGGTCCTCGAGCTCAATCGTCTACGATCGTACGAACGCCCTACCGACACGGAACTGCTCCAGGCAGTCCGCGTCGCAGCAACGCTTCGAAAGGAATACGCGCCATATGCCCGCATCGGTTTCGGACGCCGCACGACGACTGCGCGACGGTCTGCATGA
- a CDS encoding MoxR family ATPase has translation MPASVSDAARRLRDGLHEVVVGQESTIFALLVALLGGGHVLIEGVPGTAKTLLVRALALLMGADFRRIQFTPDLMPADVVGTTVFNPKSGEFSTRHGPIFTNLLLADEINRTPPKTQSSLLEAMEERQVTIDGVSAPLPPLFMVCATQNPVEYEGTYPLPEAQLDRFMVKSATGYPSREQELELLARSAAGFDAHELERAGVAAVTSVDEIAALRTDVRAIHLSEGLRAYVYDIVAGTRNAADLTLGASPRAGLHLLLAAQAAAAIDDRDYATPDDVKDAAPVVLSHRLIVRPEAEVEGVTATAIVERVLQAVPVPKEAQPDPTAAGPA, from the coding sequence ATGCCCGCATCGGTTTCGGACGCCGCACGACGACTGCGCGACGGTCTGCATGAGGTAGTCGTCGGACAGGAGAGCACGATCTTCGCGCTGCTCGTCGCGCTGCTCGGCGGCGGTCACGTGCTGATCGAAGGCGTGCCGGGTACGGCCAAGACGCTCCTCGTGCGCGCACTCGCATTGCTCATGGGAGCCGACTTCCGCCGCATCCAGTTCACGCCGGATCTGATGCCGGCCGACGTCGTCGGTACGACGGTCTTCAATCCGAAGTCGGGCGAATTTTCAACGCGGCACGGGCCGATCTTCACAAACCTCTTGCTTGCCGACGAAATCAATCGCACGCCGCCGAAGACGCAATCGTCGCTGCTCGAGGCGATGGAAGAGCGCCAAGTGACGATCGACGGCGTCAGCGCGCCGTTGCCGCCGTTGTTCATGGTATGTGCGACCCAGAACCCTGTCGAGTACGAGGGCACGTATCCGCTGCCCGAGGCGCAACTCGATCGATTCATGGTCAAATCGGCGACCGGTTATCCGAGCAGGGAGCAGGAGCTCGAGTTGCTCGCGCGATCGGCAGCCGGTTTCGACGCGCATGAGCTCGAGCGCGCCGGCGTCGCCGCTGTCACATCGGTCGACGAAATCGCCGCGCTGCGCACCGATGTGCGTGCGATTCATCTCTCCGAGGGTCTGCGCGCTTACGTCTACGATATCGTAGCCGGCACGCGCAACGCCGCCGACCTCACGCTTGGCGCAAGCCCGCGCGCCGGATTGCATCTGTTGCTGGCCGCGCAGGCAGCGGCGGCCATCGACGATCGCGACTACGCCACGCCGGACGACGTGAAGGATGCCGCGCCGGTCGTGTTGTCGCATCGGTTGATCGTCAGGCCTGAGGCCGAAGTGGAAGGTGTCACTGCGACGGCGATCGTCGAGCGTGTGCTGCAGGCGGTTCCCGTTCCCAAAGAAGCGCAGCCGGATCCGACTGCTGCAGGACCGGCCTGA
- a CDS encoding DUF58 domain-containing protein: MARKVRRRWTAGFPWVTPRFVSALCAIAVVAAAAEFVHVLAYVAAALGFVLVGFAAADVMVGPGRRDVTVERLPVDHLALRSAAVLRYRVSNRSATPFAFEIVDTPLDILDLPEDAARGVVGARRQTTAELPIMPRERGKGDLSDLYVTAENGIGLVRRRWIVLAGCEIRVYPDLSAVERYGELARRGRLVDAGFRIMHLRGPGGEFDSLREYGPNDEFRSINWKATARRGKLMASQFDIERSQTVMVVLDAGRLMMPRIGLQRKFDYAVTAALSVAAIAGFADDKVGLMAFAGSVLEHVAPRSGAHHASALTQTAFDLQPRFEESDYSGAFAYLRARQPKRSLIIFFTDMFDPVASATVLANVAMLSPRHLVVCVLMNDEAVEAALALEPTSAIDAYRAGVAASLRSERRKAAAVLTQRGVAVIDVPAAKLTTSLINAYVEVKARSLL, translated from the coding sequence GTGGCTCGCAAAGTACGGCGCCGCTGGACCGCGGGTTTCCCTTGGGTGACGCCGCGTTTCGTCTCCGCACTTTGTGCGATCGCGGTCGTCGCAGCTGCTGCTGAGTTCGTGCACGTTCTCGCCTATGTCGCAGCCGCGCTTGGGTTTGTGCTTGTGGGATTCGCCGCGGCCGACGTCATGGTCGGGCCCGGGCGCCGCGATGTCACCGTGGAGCGGCTGCCGGTCGATCATCTCGCGCTGCGCAGCGCGGCCGTGCTTCGCTATCGCGTCAGCAACCGAAGCGCGACACCGTTCGCGTTTGAGATCGTCGACACGCCGCTCGACATTCTCGACCTGCCGGAAGATGCGGCGCGCGGCGTCGTCGGAGCGCGCCGGCAGACAACGGCAGAGCTTCCCATCATGCCGCGCGAGCGTGGCAAAGGGGATCTCTCCGACCTGTATGTGACCGCCGAGAACGGTATCGGCCTCGTCCGCCGGCGATGGATAGTGCTGGCAGGGTGCGAGATCCGCGTGTATCCGGATCTTTCGGCGGTCGAACGCTACGGCGAGCTGGCGCGGCGCGGTCGATTGGTCGATGCAGGTTTTCGCATCATGCATCTGCGCGGACCGGGCGGCGAGTTCGACAGCTTGCGCGAGTATGGACCGAACGACGAATTCCGCTCGATAAATTGGAAGGCGACCGCGCGGCGCGGCAAGCTCATGGCGTCGCAGTTCGACATCGAGCGAAGTCAGACCGTGATGGTCGTGCTCGATGCCGGACGGCTCATGATGCCGCGCATCGGTTTGCAGCGCAAGTTCGACTACGCAGTCACCGCCGCGCTCTCCGTCGCGGCGATCGCGGGATTCGCCGACGACAAAGTCGGGCTCATGGCCTTTGCCGGCAGCGTGCTGGAGCATGTGGCGCCGCGTTCGGGTGCGCATCATGCGTCCGCGCTGACGCAGACAGCTTTCGATCTTCAGCCGCGCTTCGAGGAATCGGACTACTCCGGCGCGTTCGCGTACTTGCGCGCTCGTCAGCCGAAGCGAAGCCTTATCATTTTTTTTACCGACATGTTCGATCCGGTCGCGTCAGCAACCGTGCTCGCAAACGTGGCGATGCTCTCTCCTCGCCACCTCGTCGTCTGCGTGCTCATGAACGATGAAGCCGTCGAAGCCGCCCTCGCGCTCGAACCAACGTCGGCGATCGACGCGTACCGCGCCGGTGTCGCTGCCTCGCTGCGTTCGGAGCGGCGCAAGGCGGCCGCGGTTTTGACGCAGCGCGGTGTCGCCGTCATCGATGTTCCGGCGGCGAAGTTGACGACGTCGCTCATCAACGCATACGTGGAAGTCAAAGCGCGCAGCCTCTTGTAG
- a CDS encoding stage II sporulation protein M produces the protein MTQRSFVERRQSGWSQLEAIVAIAERRGLRGLEAEQVAELGRLYRWVTSDLAYAEGHRLDPALRAYLNRLTARSHAYVYGGTVERGRARVARFFAETFPAEVRNSRGYILACAALFSLAAVVAYYLVTVKPIDAFAILPAEMVQPIHKSLHDSNFAFDRDYAATMSSEIMTNNIKLAILAFAGGMTLGIATLYLLFFNGLYLGGTGALYANAGFGYDFFATIAPHGVIELTAITIASAAGILMAAGVIAPGRLRRIDALQRNSRRAGVLILGVCAMLVVAGTIEGFYSPQRFPPAARLGMGALTAAAMTWYFGFSGRRRARESV, from the coding sequence ATGACGCAACGTAGTTTCGTCGAGCGACGCCAATCCGGGTGGTCACAGCTCGAGGCGATCGTCGCAATCGCTGAGCGGCGCGGTCTGCGCGGGCTCGAGGCCGAACAAGTCGCCGAACTCGGACGGCTGTATCGTTGGGTCACTTCGGATCTTGCGTATGCCGAGGGCCATCGTCTCGATCCGGCGTTGCGCGCTTATCTCAACCGCCTCACGGCACGCTCGCACGCCTACGTGTATGGCGGCACGGTAGAGCGGGGCCGGGCGCGCGTGGCGCGGTTCTTCGCGGAGACGTTTCCGGCGGAAGTGCGCAACTCCCGAGGCTACATCCTCGCGTGCGCCGCGCTCTTCTCCCTGGCCGCAGTCGTGGCCTACTATCTCGTGACCGTCAAGCCCATCGACGCATTCGCCATTCTACCTGCGGAGATGGTCCAACCGATCCACAAGAGCTTGCACGACAGCAACTTCGCATTCGACCGCGATTATGCAGCGACGATGTCGAGCGAAATCATGACCAATAACATCAAGCTCGCCATCCTCGCGTTCGCCGGCGGGATGACGCTCGGCATTGCAACGCTCTATCTGCTGTTCTTCAACGGCTTGTATCTCGGTGGAACGGGTGCGCTGTACGCCAACGCCGGATTCGGTTACGATTTCTTCGCCACGATCGCGCCGCACGGTGTGATCGAGCTGACAGCGATCACGATCGCCAGCGCGGCGGGAATCCTGATGGCGGCGGGTGTGATCGCGCCCGGGCGCCTTCGGCGCATCGATGCGCTGCAGCGCAACAGCCGTCGCGCCGGCGTGCTCATTCTCGGCGTGTGCGCGATGCTGGTGGTTGCCGGCACGATCGAGGGATTTTATTCTCCCCAGCGATTTCCGCCGGCTGCCCGACTTGGGATGGGCGCCTTGACCGCGGCGGCCATGACTTGGTACTTCGGGTTCAGCGGCCGCCGCCGCGCAAGGGAATCTGTGTAG
- a CDS encoding RDD family protein codes for MERSVVVRTPESIAFHYELAGLGSRFLAILVDLVIQTILTIGLLVGFGYASSGIDRFLGSMHIKPAQVESIITAAAIFAIFAIYFGYFIAFEALWNGQTPGKRVIGIRVVRDGGYPIGFSESVIRNLIRVLEAALFFYALSAISAVVSAQNKRLGDLAAGTIVVRDRAFEVTDPKRWLEGDGDPQPAMGIGGTAALTPEEIELVDRYIARRGQLQPDVARSLAQRVATALRPKLGPEASTLDDDELLMRVAAARRR; via the coding sequence ATGGAGCGTTCGGTAGTCGTGCGCACGCCGGAGAGCATCGCCTTTCATTACGAACTGGCAGGCCTCGGCAGCCGCTTTCTCGCGATTCTCGTCGATCTCGTCATACAGACGATCCTGACGATCGGGCTCCTCGTCGGTTTCGGCTATGCAAGCTCGGGCATCGATCGGTTTCTGGGGTCGATGCACATAAAACCGGCGCAAGTGGAATCCATCATAACTGCGGCGGCGATCTTTGCGATCTTTGCGATTTACTTCGGCTATTTCATCGCGTTCGAAGCGCTCTGGAACGGGCAGACGCCGGGAAAGCGCGTTATCGGCATCCGCGTCGTCCGCGACGGCGGCTACCCCATCGGGTTTTCGGAATCGGTCATCCGCAACCTGATCCGGGTGCTCGAAGCGGCGCTGTTCTTCTACGCGCTCTCGGCCATCAGCGCGGTCGTGTCGGCTCAAAACAAGCGGCTTGGGGATCTCGCCGCAGGCACGATCGTGGTCCGCGATCGCGCGTTTGAAGTGACCGATCCAAAGCGCTGGCTCGAAGGAGACGGCGACCCGCAGCCGGCCATGGGAATCGGCGGTACTGCTGCGTTGACGCCCGAGGAGATCGAACTCGTCGACCGTTACATCGCTCGGCGCGGACAGCTCCAGCCGGACGTCGCGCGCAGTCTCGCGCAACGGGTGGCGACGGCATTACGGCCGAAACTCGGCCCCGAGGCAAGCACGCTCGACGATGACGAACTGCTGATGCGCGTTGCCGCCGCCCGCCGACGGTAG
- a CDS encoding xanthine dehydrogenase family protein subunit M translates to MLRLPPFEYHAATTAEEAVSLLARFGPDALPVSGGTDLYANMKQRLFTPKVLVGLRPIADLQYIAYNAVTGLALGALATLTDIAESPVVRKYYPALAQAAALISTPQLRNSGTIGGNICLDTRCNYYNQNLDWRKALNFCMKKDGDICRVAPGSPKCVAVNSSDTAPVLQAFGARVHLTSPAGTRELAISEFFLDDGMVAWAKRPDEIVTKIVIPPPSGDTRSSYRKLRLRNSFDFPILGVAAVVQLDGAGQCVAAKLVLNAVSSRPVEVADAAKVLVGSALGPETIADAADAAFRVGRPLDNTSATIPYRKRMVRVFAQRALEDVARAVPLSG, encoded by the coding sequence ATGCTGCGCTTGCCGCCGTTCGAATATCACGCGGCGACGACCGCTGAAGAAGCCGTCAGTCTGCTCGCGCGCTTTGGTCCGGACGCGCTGCCGGTATCCGGCGGCACCGATCTGTACGCCAACATGAAGCAGCGACTGTTCACTCCCAAAGTTCTCGTCGGCCTCCGGCCGATTGCGGATCTTCAGTACATCGCGTACAACGCGGTGACCGGCCTCGCACTCGGCGCGCTCGCCACGCTGACGGACATCGCGGAAAGCCCGGTCGTGCGCAAGTACTATCCGGCCCTCGCTCAAGCCGCGGCGCTCATCTCCACGCCGCAGCTTCGCAATTCGGGAACGATCGGCGGCAATATCTGCCTCGACACGCGTTGCAACTACTACAATCAAAATCTCGATTGGCGCAAAGCGCTCAACTTCTGCATGAAGAAAGACGGCGACATCTGCCGCGTCGCGCCCGGTAGCCCGAAGTGCGTCGCGGTCAACTCGTCGGACACGGCACCGGTGCTGCAGGCATTCGGCGCGCGCGTGCATCTCACGTCGCCGGCTGGAACGCGAGAGTTGGCGATCTCGGAGTTCTTCCTCGATGACGGCATGGTCGCGTGGGCCAAGCGCCCCGACGAGATCGTGACGAAGATCGTCATCCCGCCGCCTTCAGGCGACACGCGCAGTTCCTATCGCAAACTGCGCTTGCGCAATTCCTTCGACTTCCCGATCCTCGGCGTGGCGGCTGTCGTGCAGCTCGACGGAGCGGGCCAGTGCGTCGCCGCGAAACTCGTGCTCAACGCCGTGTCATCGAGGCCCGTGGAGGTCGCCGATGCCGCGAAAGTGCTCGTCGGCTCAGCCCTCGGTCCGGAGACGATCGCCGACGCGGCCGATGCTGCGTTCCGCGTAGGCCGTCCGCTCGACAACACGAGCGCGACCATCCCCTACCGCAAACGCATGGTCCGCGTCTTTGCTCAGCGCGCGCTCGAAGATGTCGCGCGAGCGGTGCCGCTCTCCGGCTGA
- a CDS encoding molybdopterin cofactor-binding domain-containing protein, protein MSDERVVSTATNPDIDAAGFTADSKVESILIAADSKPAAKPEGFSVVGKALPKTDAYAKVTGAALYADDIVLPRMLHGKLLRSTQAHARIKSVNASRALDLPGVVAVMTGADLPVKYGILPSSPDEEVLARDKVRYVGDPVAAVVADDELTAEEALELIAVEYEPLPAVMTIDAALRTDLPKLHDNPRRTNNVHKEVHLEFGDLDAGFAAADQVFEDEFFFEGNTHAPMEQHSVVASAGAEGKLTIWASTQTPHYLHRIAAQVLQMPASRIRVIAPPVGGGFGGKTEPFAHELVAAFLARKTGRPVKITLTREEVFFAHRGRHPVKMKIRTGVKSDGEITACHLQTWLDGGAYGSYGVATTYYTGALATVTYKIPAYKFDGCRVFTNKPPCGPKRGHGTTQPRFAFECHIDKIADALGLDAAEYRKRISVDENTTTVNGLRVTSCGLRECLDAAAQRSRYAEKRKMLPKGKGKGIGIAASAYLCGAGLAIYWNEMPHSGAIVKVDRGGGVTIYCGTSDCGQGSESMLAAIVAETLGVDVMDVSVCASDTDLTPVDLGSYSSRVTFMAGNAARQAADGVREKIALVASEKLGVSAAQIGFARRRVFDVNDPAKSLTFLEAVQAAEARFGTLAAPGSYAPPRHAPEFKGSGVGPSPAYSYSVCVAEVDVDLDTGEVLVERITLAHDVGRAINPDSVEGQIEGGVYMGIGEALMEESAFRGIEHKIPNLLDYKTPTSLDMPPIETIIIETNDREGPYGAKEAGQGPLNPVIPAIANAVAHAIKGRVYATPITSDKVLRALDADGGAVLRVRRAPAHA, encoded by the coding sequence GTGAGCGACGAGCGGGTCGTCTCGACCGCAACGAATCCGGACATCGACGCCGCAGGCTTCACCGCCGACTCGAAGGTCGAGAGCATTCTCATCGCGGCGGACTCCAAGCCGGCCGCCAAACCCGAAGGTTTTTCGGTCGTCGGCAAAGCGCTGCCGAAAACAGACGCGTACGCCAAGGTCACGGGCGCGGCGTTGTATGCGGACGACATCGTGCTGCCGCGAATGCTGCATGGCAAACTGCTGCGCAGCACGCAGGCGCACGCGCGCATCAAGTCGGTCAACGCATCGCGTGCGCTGGATCTGCCCGGTGTCGTCGCGGTGATGACGGGCGCCGATCTTCCGGTGAAGTACGGCATCTTGCCGTCGAGTCCGGATGAAGAAGTGCTGGCGCGCGACAAAGTCCGTTATGTCGGCGATCCGGTGGCCGCAGTCGTGGCCGACGATGAGCTGACCGCGGAAGAAGCGCTCGAACTCATCGCCGTGGAATACGAGCCGCTGCCCGCCGTCATGACGATCGACGCCGCGCTGCGGACCGATCTTCCCAAGCTCCACGACAATCCGCGGCGCACGAACAACGTGCACAAGGAAGTCCATTTGGAGTTCGGCGATCTCGACGCCGGCTTCGCGGCCGCCGACCAGGTCTTCGAAGACGAATTCTTTTTCGAAGGCAACACGCACGCGCCGATGGAGCAGCACTCCGTGGTCGCCTCCGCTGGGGCCGAAGGCAAGTTGACGATCTGGGCGTCCACGCAGACGCCGCACTACTTGCACCGGATCGCGGCGCAAGTGCTGCAGATGCCGGCCTCGCGGATCCGCGTTATTGCGCCGCCCGTCGGCGGCGGATTCGGCGGCAAGACCGAGCCGTTCGCGCACGAACTTGTCGCCGCGTTCTTGGCGCGCAAGACCGGACGTCCGGTGAAGATCACGCTCACCCGTGAAGAAGTCTTTTTCGCGCACCGCGGGCGGCATCCGGTGAAGATGAAGATCCGCACCGGCGTGAAGTCCGATGGAGAGATCACGGCGTGCCACCTGCAGACGTGGCTTGACGGCGGCGCGTACGGATCGTACGGCGTCGCGACGACGTATTATACCGGCGCGCTCGCGACCGTCACGTATAAGATCCCGGCATATAAGTTCGACGGCTGCCGCGTGTTCACGAATAAGCCGCCGTGCGGGCCGAAACGCGGACATGGGACCACGCAGCCGCGCTTTGCGTTTGAATGTCATATCGACAAGATCGCAGACGCGTTGGGCCTGGATGCGGCAGAGTATCGCAAGCGCATTTCGGTCGACGAGAACACCACGACGGTGAACGGCTTGCGCGTCACGTCGTGCGGCCTTCGCGAATGCCTCGATGCCGCGGCGCAGCGCTCGCGCTACGCCGAGAAGCGTAAGATGTTGCCAAAGGGCAAGGGAAAGGGAATCGGTATCGCGGCGAGCGCGTACCTCTGCGGTGCCGGGCTTGCGATCTATTGGAACGAGATGCCGCACTCCGGAGCGATTGTGAAAGTCGATCGCGGCGGCGGCGTGACGATCTACTGCGGCACGAGTGACTGCGGGCAGGGTTCGGAATCGATGCTCGCGGCTATCGTCGCAGAGACGCTCGGCGTGGATGTCATGGACGTCAGCGTCTGCGCGAGCGACACGGATCTCACGCCCGTGGACCTAGGCTCGTATTCAAGCCGTGTGACGTTCATGGCCGGCAACGCCGCGCGGCAAGCGGCTGACGGCGTCCGCGAGAAGATCGCCTTGGTCGCGTCGGAAAAACTCGGCGTTTCCGCCGCCCAGATCGGATTTGCGCGCCGCCGCGTGTTCGACGTCAACGATCCGGCAAAATCTCTCACCTTTCTGGAGGCCGTGCAGGCGGCCGAAGCGCGCTTCGGCACGCTCGCCGCTCCCGGCTCGTATGCACCGCCGCGCCACGCGCCGGAATTCAAAGGCTCCGGCGTCGGGCCGTCGCCGGCATATTCGTACAGCGTGTGCGTCGCAGAGGTGGATGTCGATCTCGATACCGGCGAAGTGCTCGTCGAACGGATCACGCTCGCGCACGACGTCGGGCGCGCGATCAATCCAGATTCGGTGGAAGGTCAGATCGAAGGCGGCGTCTACATGGGAATCGGTGAGGCGCTGATGGAGGAGTCTGCGTTCCGCGGCATCGAGCACAAGATCCCTAATCTGCTCGACTACAAAACGCCCACATCGCTCGACATGCCGCCGATCGAGACGATCATCATCGAGACGAACGACCGCGAAGGACCGTATGGCGCGAAAGAAGCGGGTCAAGGGCCGCTCAATCCCGTCATCCCGGCCATCGCGAACGCCGTCGCACATGCGATCAAAGGGCGCGTCTACGCCACGCCGATAACGTCGGACAAAGTGCTGCGCGCGCTCGATGCCGATGGCGGCGCGGTGCTGCGCGTGCGCCGGGCCCCCGCCCATGCGTGA
- a CDS encoding (2Fe-2S)-binding protein translates to MSIAPAKILASLSINGSVVECAFNPNKTLLEVLREDVGLTGTKHGCEMGHCGACTVIVDDKPVLSCLALAVESIGHAIRTIEGVASEGTLHPVQRALAASGGAQCGYCTPGIIMSAVALLEQNPTPTRDDIAQGLSGNLCRCTGYSKIIEAVENASADLRSAP, encoded by the coding sequence ATGTCCATCGCTCCAGCGAAGATTCTTGCGTCGCTTTCCATCAACGGGAGCGTCGTGGAATGCGCGTTCAATCCGAATAAGACGTTGCTCGAAGTCCTGCGCGAAGATGTAGGGCTGACGGGAACAAAGCACGGCTGCGAGATGGGCCACTGCGGCGCGTGTACCGTGATCGTCGATGACAAACCGGTGCTCTCGTGTCTGGCGCTCGCCGTCGAATCGATCGGCCACGCGATCAGGACGATAGAAGGTGTCGCGTCCGAAGGCACGTTGCATCCGGTGCAGCGCGCGTTAGCCGCGTCGGGCGGCGCGCAATGCGGCTACTGCACGCCGGGCATCATCATGAGCGCTGTCGCACTGCTCGAGCAGAATCCGACGCCGACGCGTGACGACATCGCGCAAGGTTTGAGCGGCAACCTCTGTCGCTGCACGGGCTATTCCAAGATCATCGAGGCGGTCGAAAACGCCTCGGCGGATCTGCGGAGCGCGCCGTGA